One part of the Fusobacterium pseudoperiodonticum genome encodes these proteins:
- a CDS encoding phage tail assembly chaperone: MTNMEVFLKQNAVQKENKKVAVSERFKDEDGKVVEWEIRPLTAQEDQILREANTEIKELKGKKGQLFPQLDSNKYSSMLIAACVVFPDLQNQELQDSYGVKNKPDLLTAMLLPGEFQDLFSEVQKINGFKTLEDLTEEAKN; the protein is encoded by the coding sequence ATGACAAATATGGAAGTATTCTTAAAACAAAATGCAGTACAAAAAGAAAATAAAAAAGTAGCAGTTTCTGAAAGATTTAAAGATGAAGATGGGAAAGTTGTTGAATGGGAAATAAGACCTTTGACAGCACAGGAAGACCAAATATTAAGAGAAGCTAATACTGAAATTAAAGAATTAAAAGGAAAAAAAGGACAATTATTTCCTCAATTAGATTCTAATAAGTATTCTTCTATGCTAATCGCTGCTTGTGTTGTCTTTCCAGATTTACAAAATCAAGAATTACAAGACAGCTATGGAGTAAAAAACAAGCCTGATTTATTGACAGCTATGTTACTTCCAGGAGAGTTTCAAGACTTATTTTCAGAAGTTCAAAAAATCAATGGATTTAAAACACTTGAAGATTTAACTGAAGAAGCAAAAAACTAA
- a CDS encoding phage tail tube protein, which produces MADMITMNAKDAVSGSLGECYVTLEGKRYNLMTAIKFEASYEKTKTEVPILGKVSKGNKSVGGKGSGTMTVHYNAPIFRELLEKYQNTGEDIFFEIEVSNEDPTSKAGRQTILYQGCNTDGGILSKFDAGAEYLDEEIKFTFENFIIKNPFNILDGMI; this is translated from the coding sequence ATGGCAGATATGATAACAATGAATGCTAAAGATGCTGTATCTGGTAGCTTAGGAGAATGCTATGTTACATTAGAAGGTAAAAGATACAATTTAATGACAGCAATTAAATTTGAAGCAAGTTATGAAAAAACAAAAACTGAAGTGCCTATTTTAGGTAAAGTAAGTAAAGGAAATAAATCTGTTGGTGGTAAAGGTAGTGGAACTATGACAGTTCACTATAATGCTCCAATTTTTAGAGAATTATTGGAAAAGTATCAAAATACTGGAGAGGATATTTTCTTTGAAATAGAAGTTTCTAATGAAGATCCTACTTCAAAAGCGGGTAGACAAACTATTCTTTACCAAGGTTGCAATACTGATGGTGGAATCTTATCTAAATTTGATGCTGGTGCAGAATATTTAGATGAAGAAATAAAGTTTACTTTTGAGAATTTTATAATTAAGAATCCATTTAATATTTTAGATGGGATGATATAA